The following coding sequences lie in one Vidua chalybeata isolate OUT-0048 chromosome 16, bVidCha1 merged haplotype, whole genome shotgun sequence genomic window:
- the PDIA2 gene encoding protein disulfide-isomerase A2, with protein sequence MRGCGSRLVWLLVLSLAWLDPALGGEDKDEEVIEEEEKEKKEDEVLSDEIKEEDNVLVLHEHNFARALSEHQLLLVEFYAPWCGHCQRLAPAFAQAATELRNESSPARLGKVDATAQTALATEFGITSYPTLKLFRDGNRTHPLEYTGHMDSQSIVRWMQRRAGPSATLLQDTDTIAAFINSQDLVVIGFFKDLKGEAAQAFLEVAAEMVDLTFGVAEAAELFQAYGLSADTVCLFKKFDERQTNFPVDPARGLDTAEITQLLRVHSLQLVMEFTNETSNQIFSAKIPHHMLLFLNKSSTEQLSLQDGFRAAAGDFRGEVLFVVVDVTGHGANVLPFFGMTAADAPTLRLVKMKNNRKYQMEQDEFSDSAIRAFIQAVLDGKVKPHLLSAEPPEDWDTRPVKVLVGKTFEQVAFDETKNVFVKFYAPWCPHCQAMEAAWEELAERYKDREDIVIAKMDSTANELENITIRGYPTLYYFPAGPGRKMVEYKSSRDVETFSKFLENGGTLPEEPPVTKTPGNSTDKKDPSTPRTDESRDEL encoded by the exons ATGCGCGGCTGCGGGTCCCGGCTGGTttggctgctggtgctgtcGCTGGCCTGGCTGGACCCGGCTTTGGGGGGCGAGGATAAGGATGAAGAGGTGatagaagaggaggaaaaggagaagaaagaggatgAAGTGCTCTCAGATGAGATCAAGGAGGAGGACAATGTCCTGGTGCTCCATGAGCACAACTTTGCCCGTGCCCTGAGTgagcaccagctgctgctggtggagtTCT ACGCGCCGTGGTGTGGGCACTGCCAGCGGCTGGCTCCCGCCTTTGCCCAGGCAGCCACTGAGCTGAGGAatgagtccagcccagcccggctggGCAAGGTGGATGCCACGGCACAGACAGCCCTGGCCACTGAGTTTGGCATCACCTCCTACCCCACGCTCAAGCTCTTCCGTGATGGCAACCGCACCCACCCCCTGGAATACACCG GCCACATGGACAGCCAGAGCATCGTGCGCTGGATGCAGCGCCGGGCTGGCCCCAGTGCCACGCTGCTGCAGGACACCGACACCATCGCGGCCTTCATCAACTCCCAGGACTTGGTGGTCATCGGCTtcttcaag GACCTGAAGGGTGAGGCAGCCCAGGCGTTCTTAGAGGTGGCTGCCGAGATGGTGGACCTGACGTTTGGCgtggcagaggcagctgagctCTTCCAGGCGTACGGGCTGTCAGCTGACACCGTCTGCCTGTTCAAGAAG ttTGATGAGAGACAGACAAACTTCCCTGTGGACCCGGCACGGGGGCTGGACACGGCTGAGATCACCCAGCTGCTCCGTGtccacagcctgcagctggtgATGGAGTTCACCAACGAG acaTCTAACCAGATCTTCAGTGCCAAGATCCCCCATCACATGCTGCTCTTCCTCAACAAGTCCTCAACGGAGCAGCTGTCGCTGCAGGATGGCTTCAGGGCAGCTGCCGGTGACTTCCGGGGTGAG GTGCTCTTCGTGGTGGTGGATGTAACCGGCCATGGCGCCAACGTCCTGCCCTTCTTTGGCATGACCGCTGCTGATGCCCCCACCCTGCGCCTGGTCAAGATGAAGAACAATCGCAAGTACCAGATGGAGCAGGACGAGTTCTCGGACTCGGCCATTCGCGCCTTCATCCAGGCGGTGCTGGACGGCAAGGTGAAG CCTCACCTGCTGAGTGCAGAGCCCCCTGAGGACTGGGACACGCGGCCCGTTAAAGTCCTGGTGGGGAAGACCTTTGAGCAGGTGGCTTTTGATGAGACCAAGAACGTCTTTGTCAAGTTCT ACGCGCCGTGGTGCCCCCACTGCCAGGCCATGGAGGCCGCCTGGGAGGAGCTGGCCGAGCGCTACAAGGACCGCGAGGACATCGTCATCGCCAAGATGGACTCCACGGCCAACGAGCTGGAGAACATCACCATCCGTGGCTACCCCACCCTGTACTACttccccgcggggccgggcaggaAG ATGGTTGAGTACAAGAGCAGCCGAGATGTGGAGACGTTCTCCAAGTTCCTGGAAAACGGGGGGACACTGCCTGAGGAGCCTCCG gtgaCCAAGACCCCTGGGAACAGCACCGACAAGAAGGATCCAAGTACGCCGCGCACAGATGAATCCCGGGATGAGCTGTGA